The genome window ATTGTCAGCATGGCTTCCGCCGTTAATGATGTTCATCATTGGGGTTGGGAGCACTTTTGCATTGGTTCCGCCGATATAGCGGTAGAGGGGTATGTCTAATGCAGCAGCTGCAGCTTTTGCCACGGCAAGTGATACACCCAGAATTGCGTTAGCGCCGAATTTTGATTTGTTTGGTGTGCCGTCTAATTCGCAGAGGATTGAGTCAATCCCGGTCTGGTCGAGGGCATCTTCATCAAGAAGATTGTCGGCTATGTCATTATTTACAAAATCAACCGCCTGCTGAACCCCTTTTCCGAGGTAGCGTTTTGGGTCATTATCGCGAAGTTCTGTTGCTTCATGTTCACCGGTTGAGGCCCCGCTTGGCACGGCAGCTCTTCCGATGGCTCCGGACTCTAAAAACACTTCTGCTTCTAAAGTCGGATTTCCTCTTGAGTCTAAAATTTCTCTTGCTTTTACATCTACTATCAGGGTCATGGTATCTCCTTTATTGGCTTAATTCTGATAAGATCAGCAACAAATTTACGAAAAAAGGGGGAGAGTTGCCGGAGTCAGTTTTAGGAATACCTTTACTGTATCAACCGGGATTAAAGCCATTTACCGTTGCGTCCGGCTGATAACACCTAACCACCGGAGACCATTCGGGCGACATAGGTTTTCAGCCGCGGAAGCAGGTAAAATGGTAAATTCAGCAATTTGTACCTTTTGCCAGACTGGGTTACCGGCTCCTCCGTCGAAAGCTCCCCTGAGTAAACTCTGACTGCAAACGGGTGCGGACACATATCCAAAAACAGATGCAGTGATCTCAGACGGCCTGATTTGCCCGATTTTACCTCTACGGGAATTATCAGATCATCATGCTGATATATATAATCTATTTCGGCGGAAGACTGCGATTTTTCCCGCATCCAGAATGCGGGCTGATGAAACCGGGAACTGCTTGCCGCGATCAGTTCCTGCCCGGTCAGATGTTCGGCAACCCGCCCCGCATACACTTCTTCAAGATTTTTCTGCAGAGCGAACTCTTTCTGGATACCGGCAAAATAGTTCAGCAGACCTGTATCAAGCACCTGCAGTTTTGGCGCCCTCCCTTTGTTTTCAGCAATCGGAGGCATTACTGAACTGGAAGGATGCAGTAGGCGGATCAGCATTGCTTTTTCAAGTATTTGCAGGGCTTCTTTCACTTCGCGTGATTTGTATTGCGACTTTCCAAAACCCTCATAAGTTATCCGCTTACCCGCTTCTAAAAATGCAGATGTGATAACATGTCTGAGCAGTGCTGCCTGATTCTGATGAGATGCATATTTACCGGCATCATCAAGATATGAACTTAGAAGCGATTCATAGACACGTGATACAGTGTAAATATCACCTGTACGGGCATACTCACTGACTGCTTCGGGCATTCCCCCGACGAGTGCATAAGCGGAATACTCAGTCAGCATTCTTGTTGCAAGCCCCGCGGGGAAAGGATATATATCCAGTGCCTCAACAAGACCAGTCTGGCCTCTTGCCAGCAGAAACTCCTCGAATGTGAACGGATGCAGATATTCATACTCAACCCTGCCCACCGGAAAACTCTCGTTAAAATTCAGCAGGGACTCCAGCACCGAACCTGCAGCAATTACATGAAGCTGAGGCATCTCCTCATAAAAATAGCGCAGCAGATTTATTGCAACTGCTGAGTTCTGTATTTCATCAATAAACAGAAGCGTGGAGGGTGCATTCAACGGTTTTGATTTCGCCAGAAAAATACCCCTTACTACCTGCTCAAATGGAGTATTTTCCGGGAAAAGGTTTCTATCCTCCGGGCGCTCAAGATTGAGATAGAGATAGTGGTCAAACTCCTCCGCGAACATATTGACCAGAGTTGTCTTACCCACCTGCCGGGCACCCCTCAGAATGAGCGGTTTCCTGCCAAGGCGGTCCTTCCACCCCAAAAGCGCTCTAAGCTTCGTTCTTTTGACCATTTTTAACCATTTGTAAAATAACAAGGGTAATTTAGGGTGATTTTTGTAAAATAACAAGGGTAATTTTGTCCATATTTGTAAAATAACAAGGGTAATCAGGACCCGATTTTGTAAAATTACAAGGGATACTTGGGGAATTATGAATTATGAGGTATGAATTATGAATTTACCAGGGAAGGGGGTGGGTCAATTTCAGCGGGAATTTGCACCTCCCCTATCAATCCGAATGAACTGTAAAACGTTAAGTTTACCCAAAAGTTTGACTTGGATTTTACTTGGAGATTTCCCATTTTGGGAACATATTTTTATCTTATGAGAATAATTTCGAAAAATACTCTACAGTCCTATTGGGAGGTGCACGCTAATACAGAGCAGCCTCTCAAAAGCTGGTACGATGAAGTTAAGGACTGTTTATGGAATACTCCCGGTGATATTCATGATTTATTTCCAAAAGCTTCAATAATTGATAATAAGAGAGTCGTTTTTGATATCAAAGGAAACAGCTACAGATTAGTTGTTGATATCGAATATAAATTTAAAACCGTTTTCGTCATTTGGATTGGCACCCATGCCGAATACAGCAAAGTAAACATCAAGGAATTACGCTATGTTAAAACCCATAAAAACTAGTGAAGAATACGAAAATGCACTTGCAAGAGTGTATGAGCTGATACAGCTTGATCTGAAAGAAGACAGTGATGAGTTTATTGAATATCAGACTCTTGTACTTTTTATTGAAGCATATGAGGAAGAGCGTTATAAATTTGCGCCTCCACATCCCATTGAAGCTATTAAGTTCCGAATGGATCAGATGAACGTTTCACCAAAACAGCTTGAGCTTATTTTGGGATCCCGCAGCCGTGTCTCTGAAATATTAAATGGGAAAAGAAAACTAAGTCTCTCAATGATTCGTCGTCTTAATAAAAAACTCCATATTCCGGCTGGAGTGTTGATAAACGAATATTAATTGATATTGGAAAACTGAAAGAGGATAATTACCATCAACTGAATCCGGAGGATTCGCATATCACAGCACGACCAATCCCGCACAGCAATATACAACTCCGCTGGAGTCGGATGAGAGACTAAACGGTATACAATTTTCTACCAATCTTCAATTCCGCTGGAATTGTTTTGAATCCGGAGGATTCATAAATTGGTAGAAATCAAATAAGCCCGAACCCCACCCCGAATCCGGAGGATTCGCAGATCATAACAAACCCAAACCAGTAGCAATATACGACTCCGCTGGAGCCGGAGAGGGGGGGTAAGCAGTTCATATATTTCTACCAGTCTCCAATTCCGCTGGAATTAAATCACTCCACAGCCCTGAGCATCTGTTTCCTGTGCCGCTCTGAGTGATGGATGATAAATTGTGCCCACTCATACCGCGTCATTTCGCCGAACAGACCATGCTTAAATGATGTTATCAGCTCGCTCATGTCTTTTGTCTTTATATACTCAGCCAGCATATTTCGGTTGGACGAAAATCTTTTGAGCAGCTCTTCTTTTGATTTTTCAGAAGCCGAAGGAATAATTGGTCCAAACGCGCTCAGCTTCTTTTCAGCATCACCAAACTTTTCCGCCATATCACTCACCTTTTCATCCGGTCTGCGCTCCGCGGCAACACCGTTTCCCCTGAAGAGCCGGTTGATAAGCAGCTCCGTCAGAACGATGTGTTCAGCACACTCCCCCGCCGACCACTTTTCCGGCGCGGGTTTGATGTTCAGCTTCTCATCCGGCACTGCGCTGATCGCAGCAATTATCTTTTCAGTTGAGTCCTGCAGCTCCGCAAGCAGTTCTTCCGTTGATTTCATGTTACCATTTTCCTGAATTATATACACAAAAAAAGTTTATCCTGAGGCGCATCGCCTGTTTCTGTATGCAACCTTTCATCACTGTGCAGCGGCCGTTGAACACAACCGGAATTGCAGTAAATTAAAATTTCTTTATATTTGCGGTACATTGTTTCACTAATTTCCGCACAAATGATCGGTAAAATTTAACATATTTTTTGGGAATTCCGGCTCGCAAGCCGGAGTGCGTCCATTTGTTAAATTTTACTCAGCTCAGCCACTTCTCTAACCGTACCGGATTTCCCTGTTTTCAACTAATCAGAAAGGAAATCTATGCTCCAGATAAACAATATAACATTTTCATATCCCGGTGAAAAACCTCTGCTGCAAAATGTAACGTTTTCAGCAGGGCCGGGACTCACCTGCATTACCGGCAAAAACGGCTCCGGCAAATCCACCCTCTTCGGGCTGATTACAGGCCGGCTTCAGCCGCAGTCCGGCAGCATATACTGCACTGAAGAACCCTGGCTTTTGCCGCAATCTATTAGTATGTACCAATCAAAGACAATCGGACAGATAACCGGTCTGAATTATCACCCTGAAGTTGAGGATGGGTATTATTCAGACAAAGCAGAACCGGAAGACTTTATTCGTGAATTTGATAACGTAAGCTATCAGCCGCAATATGAGAAAATCTTAAAGAACGCAAATATCAGACCGCGTCATCACAGCGAACAGTGCACAACACTGAGCAATGGAGAAGTCATGCGGCTGCTCATTGCCAGTATTGCGGCACAGGGAACCAAAATTCTGCTGCTGGATGAGCCCACCAATCATCTTGACAAGTCCGCCAAAAAGCAGCTTCTGGATACGATATATAAGACGCGCAAGACTTTTCTCGTAATTACGCACGACCGGTTTCTGCTTGACGCGGCAAAACAGATCATTGAGATAGAAGACGGCTCATGCACTGTTTACACCGGCAATTATGATCTTTATAAGTCGGTTAAACACCATCAGCAGGAAGCACTCATCCGTGAATTCGAAAATACCGGCTCAGAACTGAGGAAACTGGTAAAAAATTCAGCGGAAGCGCTCGAACGCCAGGCCAAAGGGAATAAAAAAGGGAAACATGCAGCGCAAAAAAGCAGCGTTCCTCGCATCATGCGGAACAAGATGAAACAGAGCGGTGAAGAGACCCTTGCTTCCTTACATAAAAAATTTGAGGAAAAAATTTCCGCCAGGCAGGAAAAACTTCATCAGCTGAAAGAACAGATAAGCGCTCCCGTATATATCAAGCCGGATATCGGCACGGCTTCATCAGGCACAGCTTCGGTAATCGCATCTGCCACAGAGGTCAATTTTTCTTACGCCGGCACTCCTCTCTGGAAGAAACCGGTAACCTTTGTGCTTCGCAAACACGAGCGGCTTCACCTGCAGGGCTCCAACGGCTCCGGAAAAACCACGCTGATACGATTATTCCTCGGAGAACTGACCCCGTTAGAAGGAGAGATACATTTTTCGGCTAAAAGGGTATTCTATCTTGATCAGACCACCAGTATGATTAACGATGAAGAAACTCTGCTGGATAATCTAAAGCGCGCATCAGAATTTAAGCGGGCTGAACATGAACTGCGCATCATTGCCGGAAGGATGAAATTTTACGGGGAACTGGTTTTCCGGCAGGCAGAGACATTAAGCGGAGGAGAGAAAATGCGCCTGGCGCTTGCAATGCTCATCTCCTCAGCACAGCAGCCCGACCTGCTTATTCTTGATGAGCCGATGAATAATCTTGATCTTGCAACACAGGAAATCCTTGCAGATGTTGTCAGACAATATCAGGGTGCAGTGCTTTGCATTACCCATGATACATTCTTTCCCGAAGCTGCCGGACTTAAAGAAACTCTCGATCTGGACAAACATATCTAATGTACAATTTACAATGAACAAAGGTTTTCTGCGCGTATCTGCGCAATCTGCGGGAAACTCTTTTGTCAGTCCGGAAGTCTGGAAAAATGTTTTTTCAGAAATTCAGCGAACCGCATGAACCCCAGGTCAGTAAGATGAACGCCGTCAACCGTTCCCTCGGCAAGCTGCGCACTGATTTCATCGAGAGAGATATAGTATAATCCTTTAACTCCTTCTGCTTTTAGTTTTTCATACCCGGCACGCAGAGCTTTATTCTTTTCAAGGATAATCTGGTA of Ignavibacteriales bacterium contains these proteins:
- a CDS encoding ATP-binding protein — translated: MVKRTKLRALLGWKDRLGRKPLILRGARQVGKTTLVNMFAEEFDHYLYLNLERPEDRNLFPENTPFEQVVRGIFLAKSKPLNAPSTLLFIDEIQNSAVAINLLRYFYEEMPQLHVIAAGSVLESLLNFNESFPVGRVEYEYLHPFTFEEFLLARGQTGLVEALDIYPFPAGLATRMLTEYSAYALVGGMPEAVSEYARTGDIYTVSRVYESLLSSYLDDAGKYASHQNQAALLRHVITSAFLEAGKRITYEGFGKSQYKSREVKEALQILEKAMLIRLLHPSSSVMPPIAENKGRAPKLQVLDTGLLNYFAGIQKEFALQKNLEEVYAGRVAEHLTGQELIAASSSRFHQPAFWMREKSQSSAEIDYIYQHDDLIIPVEVKSGKSGRLRSLHLFLDMCPHPFAVRVYSGELSTEEPVTQSGKRYKLLNLPFYLLPRLKTYVARMVSGG
- a CDS encoding type II toxin-antitoxin system HigB family toxin, producing MRIISKNTLQSYWEVHANTEQPLKSWYDEVKDCLWNTPGDIHDLFPKASIIDNKRVVFDIKGNSYRLVVDIEYKFKTVFVIWIGTHAEYSKVNIKELRYVKTHKN
- a CDS encoding helix-turn-helix domain-containing protein — encoded protein: MLKPIKTSEEYENALARVYELIQLDLKEDSDEFIEYQTLVLFIEAYEEERYKFAPPHPIEAIKFRMDQMNVSPKQLELILGSRSRVSEILNGKRKLSLSMIRRLNKKLHIPAGVLINEY
- a CDS encoding DinB family protein; translated protein: MKSTEELLAELQDSTEKIIAAISAVPDEKLNIKPAPEKWSAGECAEHIVLTELLINRLFRGNGVAAERRPDEKVSDMAEKFGDAEKKLSAFGPIIPSASEKSKEELLKRFSSNRNMLAEYIKTKDMSELITSFKHGLFGEMTRYEWAQFIIHHSERHRKQMLRAVE
- a CDS encoding ABC-F family ATP-binding cassette domain-containing protein encodes the protein MLQINNITFSYPGEKPLLQNVTFSAGPGLTCITGKNGSGKSTLFGLITGRLQPQSGSIYCTEEPWLLPQSISMYQSKTIGQITGLNYHPEVEDGYYSDKAEPEDFIREFDNVSYQPQYEKILKNANIRPRHHSEQCTTLSNGEVMRLLIASIAAQGTKILLLDEPTNHLDKSAKKQLLDTIYKTRKTFLVITHDRFLLDAAKQIIEIEDGSCTVYTGNYDLYKSVKHHQQEALIREFENTGSELRKLVKNSAEALERQAKGNKKGKHAAQKSSVPRIMRNKMKQSGEETLASLHKKFEEKISARQEKLHQLKEQISAPVYIKPDIGTASSGTASVIASATEVNFSYAGTPLWKKPVTFVLRKHERLHLQGSNGSGKTTLIRLFLGELTPLEGEIHFSAKRVFYLDQTTSMINDEETLLDNLKRASEFKRAEHELRIIAGRMKFYGELVFRQAETLSGGEKMRLALAMLISSAQQPDLLILDEPMNNLDLATQEILADVVRQYQGAVLCITHDTFFPEAAGLKETLDLDKHI